A region from the Deltaproteobacteria bacterium genome encodes:
- a CDS encoding nitroreductase family protein — MEEQKQTFEELKPMLRPTGVEPGVMKVDPEKCTSCGLCIENCPFKCMEMDEDEHPKMKSHYVCISCTNCMVACPVDALSVERIYNVKGGFFDTQTPPVKMPLPPKDGEGKPVEWNPVERLVLERRSVRHYKKDPVPDPLILRVLEAGRFAPSGGNHQPWKFTVVTNTEMIAELETACQAFWAGVYPVFGNDEAIMNMVGVVETGVFDPRTQYGIRCVAVKELPVFLGAPAVIFLGAHPKLNNPAVAIGICGQNMNIVANSLGLGACWTNFGGVAVNAIPELKSKLGFDDPWVVHTAMVLGYPKFKQSGMVARHYRPVTWFRPGSNDPQVEG; from the coding sequence CCAGTTGCGGGCTGTGTATTGAAAACTGCCCCTTTAAGTGCATGGAAATGGACGAAGATGAACACCCGAAGATGAAGAGCCACTATGTATGCATTTCCTGCACCAACTGCATGGTCGCCTGTCCGGTGGATGCCCTGTCGGTGGAGCGCATCTACAACGTCAAGGGGGGATTCTTTGATACCCAAACGCCCCCGGTCAAGATGCCCCTTCCGCCCAAGGATGGAGAGGGAAAACCGGTCGAATGGAACCCGGTGGAACGATTAGTATTAGAAAGAAGGAGTGTCAGGCATTATAAAAAAGATCCGGTTCCCGATCCTCTGATACTCCGGGTGCTGGAGGCGGGACGTTTTGCTCCCAGCGGCGGCAATCATCAGCCCTGGAAATTTACCGTGGTGACCAATACGGAGATGATCGCCGAGTTGGAAACTGCCTGCCAGGCCTTCTGGGCCGGTGTGTATCCTGTGTTCGGAAATGATGAGGCTATTATGAACATGGTAGGGGTTGTGGAAACAGGGGTTTTCGATCCCAGGACCCAATACGGCATCCGATGCGTGGCCGTGAAAGAGTTACCCGTTTTCCTGGGGGCCCCGGCGGTCATCTTTTTGGGCGCCCATCCTAAATTGAACAATCCGGCCGTGGCCATCGGTATCTGCGGCCAGAATATGAATATCGTGGCCAATTCCCTCGGTCTGGGGGCCTGCTGGACCAATTTCGGAGGGGTGGCGGTCAATGCCATTCCCGAGCTGAAGTCCAAACTCGGGTTTGATGATCCCTGGGTCGTTCACACGGCCATGGTTCTGGGCTATCCGAAATTCAAACAATCCGGTATGGTGGCGCGTCACTACCGGCCCGTCACCTGGTTTCGTCCAGGGTCCAATGATCCGCAGGTGGAGGGATAG